The following are encoded together in the Candidatus Methylomirabilis oxygeniifera genome:
- a CDS encoding exported protein of unknown function (Evidence 5 : No homology to any previously reported sequences), giving the protein MTRRAPVFVAIVLSLALTGCRMKSDMNLKAAKVSSSAVYCLFDPSCAVTVIDSSTTPIPMQAGGTAFLQSRTFTGKPGTPASGLYGYEYRIDLEKAVQTKIQVEELGEEITYMPCLRSITFEFGPIIDTLDYDSDGKAGDLAYVVTSGGPGKIGLGSIERYHGLLTFIFDSPLCVGSPQGQGDSTFVFGLASAKPPRSVESTIKETAGLGAASPKMKKNIKYKVQVHAPQI; this is encoded by the coding sequence ATGACAAGAAGGGCGCCAGTCTTTGTTGCTATAGTGCTGAGCTTGGCCCTCACGGGATGCCGGATGAAGAGCGATATGAATCTCAAGGCTGCCAAGGTAAGCTCCTCAGCCGTCTACTGCCTCTTCGATCCATCCTGTGCGGTAACCGTCATCGACAGTAGTACCACTCCCATCCCGATGCAGGCTGGGGGAACGGCTTTCCTTCAGTCCCGCACCTTCACGGGTAAGCCTGGTACACCGGCGAGCGGTCTGTACGGGTATGAGTACCGGATTGATCTCGAGAAGGCCGTTCAGACCAAGATTCAGGTCGAGGAGCTCGGTGAGGAGATCACGTACATGCCTTGTCTGCGGTCTATAACGTTTGAGTTCGGTCCTATCATCGATACCTTGGATTACGATAGCGATGGGAAGGCCGGAGACCTGGCCTATGTCGTGACGAGCGGCGGTCCTGGAAAGATAGGCCTGGGATCTATAGAGCGGTACCACGGCCTGCTTACGTTTATCTTCGACTCTCCCCTCTGCGTCGGAAGTCCCCAGGGTCAGGGCGATAGTACCTTCGTCTTCGGCCTTGCCTCCGCAAAGCCGCCGAGGTCCGTCGAGTCAACTATCAAGGAGACAGCCGGTTTGGGCGCGGCATCACCAAAGATGAAGAAAAATATCAAATACAAAGTGCAGGTCCATGCGCCTCAGATTTGA
- a CDS encoding putative Primosomal protein N' (ATP-dependent helicase priA) (Replication factor Y) (Evidence 3 : Function proposed based on presence of conserved amino acid motif, structural feature or limited homology) — MATKADHLLADIVLPVPPRRVLTYTIPPSMQQQADVGKRALVPLGPRLVTGYIVGLDTFSDQRSATSRQTSELKPIDAILDIEPLLDHHMLDLTRLVADYYMTSWGSVIRTALPPGIDRSTVRTVQLVEPQDMAPHAVSGEQLAQEIGWFDPSQQQILTTLHAQRRMSLASLKRQWPNEQVDRLIRLLVRHNLARIEYQERLPSVRPVFRPLLSLAVDRAAAEIELAALRRRAPRQASLLDRLLQSGVALTSAEAAIIAGASGIRSLIAKGVIRRTTEEIERSPWDETTIVTSAWPEPNSAQHTAIHGLLEGLSSGAFLPALLYGATGSGKTEVYLRVIGEVVRQGGQALILVPEIALTPVTADRFRSRFGNRVALLHSALSPGERLDQWRRIKRGLADIVVGTRSAVFAPLSRLRLIVVDEEHDASYKQQDEPHYHARDVALTRGEMLGITVLLGSATPSYESIHRAKEGAYRLFRLPERVEDRALPRMTLIDMREERLARHVSGRNARREAQNPPTPPSQKGGAGGFGGRQAEKGPLIFSRRLADAIKEVLTKGEQVLLFINRRGYARLLLCRECGFTLRCPHCSVSLIYHAVDSRMRCHYCDYRERPPEHCPQCGGIACGWLGYGTQQVEAAARLLVPNASIVRMDRDTTRQRRAHQQILAGVQQRRTQILIGTQMVGKGHDFPGITLVGILSADASMQIPDFRAGERTYALLTQVAGRAGRGNRPGHVIVQTYNPEHYCILAARNHDYEALYALERPLREERGLPPFGFLVLLLITSSHEGQAQEKAEQLAGLLLERAVSPLTVEGPASAPVYRLKGRYRWQILAKGPDPSALHNWVKETIALLPPSGQAGIDIDVDPVDLC; from the coding sequence ATGGCCACCAAAGCCGATCATCTTCTCGCCGACATCGTCCTGCCGGTTCCACCACGAAGAGTCCTGACGTATACTATCCCGCCCTCCATGCAGCAACAGGCGGATGTCGGCAAGCGAGCACTCGTCCCGCTCGGCCCTCGCCTGGTGACCGGATATATTGTCGGCCTCGACACGTTCAGTGACCAGCGTTCAGCAACCAGCCGTCAGACTTCAGAGCTCAAGCCGATCGACGCAATCCTGGACATCGAGCCGCTTCTGGATCACCACATGCTGGATTTGACGCGCCTGGTCGCGGACTACTATATGACGTCGTGGGGGTCGGTGATTCGAACAGCCCTGCCGCCCGGGATCGATCGCAGTACGGTCCGTACTGTTCAGCTTGTCGAGCCGCAGGACATGGCTCCGCATGCTGTAAGCGGAGAACAGCTCGCCCAGGAGATTGGATGGTTCGACCCCTCTCAGCAGCAGATACTGACTACACTGCACGCACAACGCCGGATGTCGCTGGCATCGCTCAAACGGCAATGGCCGAACGAACAGGTTGACCGGCTTATCCGGTTGCTTGTCAGGCACAACCTGGCAAGGATAGAATATCAGGAACGTCTACCCTCAGTTCGGCCCGTCTTCCGACCCTTGCTCAGCCTGGCGGTCGACCGGGCCGCAGCGGAGATCGAGTTGGCCGCGCTCCGACGCCGGGCACCGCGACAGGCCTCGCTACTTGATCGGCTGTTGCAATCCGGTGTAGCGCTCACGTCCGCAGAGGCTGCCATCATTGCCGGCGCCTCCGGGATCCGCAGTCTTATCGCGAAAGGCGTCATCCGCCGCACCACGGAGGAGATCGAGCGATCGCCATGGGACGAGACGACTATTGTCACAAGCGCCTGGCCGGAACCCAACTCAGCCCAGCACACGGCAATTCACGGACTCCTGGAGGGACTCTCGTCAGGTGCATTTCTCCCGGCGCTGCTCTATGGCGCAACGGGGAGCGGAAAAACCGAGGTCTATCTCCGGGTCATCGGCGAGGTGGTACGACAGGGAGGGCAGGCGCTGATACTCGTTCCGGAAATCGCCCTAACTCCTGTCACTGCCGATCGATTCCGCTCCCGCTTCGGCAATCGGGTTGCGTTGTTGCACAGCGCTCTCTCACCCGGCGAGCGGCTGGATCAATGGCGTCGCATCAAGCGCGGACTGGCCGACATTGTCGTAGGCACGCGGTCGGCGGTCTTCGCTCCCCTCTCCCGCCTTCGCCTCATCGTAGTCGATGAAGAGCACGACGCATCCTACAAGCAGCAGGATGAGCCGCACTATCACGCAAGAGACGTAGCATTGACCAGAGGAGAGATGTTGGGAATTACCGTCCTCCTCGGCTCCGCCACCCCAAGCTATGAAAGCATTCATCGCGCAAAGGAAGGGGCTTATCGACTGTTTCGACTTCCTGAGCGGGTGGAGGACAGGGCGCTGCCTCGGATGACACTGATCGATATGCGCGAAGAACGCCTGGCCCGGCATGTTTCAGGCCGGAATGCGCGGCGCGAGGCGCAAAATCCCCCCACCCCCCCTTCACAAAAGGGGGGCGCGGGGGGATTTGGAGGACGACAGGCGGAGAAGGGGCCGCTTATTTTCTCCAGGCGGCTGGCGGACGCGATCAAGGAGGTACTGACAAAAGGGGAGCAGGTCCTGCTGTTCATCAATCGCCGAGGCTACGCCAGGTTGTTACTCTGCCGCGAGTGTGGTTTTACCTTGCGGTGTCCGCATTGCAGTGTCTCGCTTATCTACCATGCGGTGGATAGCAGGATGCGCTGCCACTACTGCGATTATCGAGAACGGCCGCCGGAACATTGTCCTCAGTGCGGTGGGATTGCGTGTGGATGGCTCGGATACGGAACACAGCAGGTCGAAGCCGCTGCTCGACTCCTCGTCCCGAATGCATCCATCGTCAGGATGGATCGCGACACCACCAGGCAACGGCGCGCACACCAGCAGATTCTCGCGGGCGTCCAGCAGAGGCGCACGCAAATTCTTATCGGGACGCAGATGGTCGGGAAAGGACATGACTTTCCCGGCATCACGTTAGTCGGCATCCTCTCCGCGGACGCCTCCATGCAGATCCCGGATTTCAGAGCCGGAGAGCGGACCTATGCGCTGCTCACACAGGTGGCCGGGCGGGCCGGCCGCGGGAACCGCCCCGGCCACGTCATTGTCCAGACCTATAATCCGGAGCACTATTGCATCCTCGCGGCCCGCAATCACGATTATGAAGCGCTGTACGCGCTCGAGCGGCCGCTCAGAGAGGAGCGCGGTCTTCCTCCCTTCGGCTTTCTTGTCCTGCTCCTGATCACGTCTTCACATGAGGGGCAGGCACAAGAAAAGGCTGAGCAACTCGCCGGTCTGCTCCTGGAGCGGGCCGTTTCGCCCCTTACTGTCGAGGGGCCGGCGTCGGCGCCGGTGTATCGATTAAAAGGACGCTATCGCTGGCAGATCCTCGCCAAAGGTCCTGACCCGAGTGCGCTGCATAACTGGGTCAAAGAGACGATTGCCCTGCTTCCGCCGTCAGGACAGGCCGGCATCGACATTGATGTCGATCCGGTCGATCTGTGTTGA
- a CDS encoding SAM-dependent methyltransferase, producing MAKMVGWREADSWLHKGESLDGLGSSDLKVIQSLTGFRHSMDALLLAQWAAPRSTDRVLDLGCGNGVIAFLLAHRHPELRIVGLEVQPALADRARRGVHLNGLQGRIEIVEGDLRQAKGLLPIAGFDMVLCNPPYRELASGRLSPDPEIRQAKHELTATLEEAIAAVRYLLAPKGRACLIYHASRLVDLLSSLRAVRLEPKRLRLVHSYPGAEAELSLVEARRHGRPGLQILAPLFVYQARGGPLSPDMEAIYRGLTLSEVRSTVA from the coding sequence ATGGCTAAAATGGTGGGCTGGCGAGAGGCTGATTCGTGGCTTCACAAGGGAGAATCCCTGGATGGCCTTGGCTCTTCCGATCTGAAAGTCATCCAGAGCCTGACGGGTTTCCGCCATTCGATGGATGCGCTATTGCTGGCGCAGTGGGCCGCGCCGCGATCGACCGACCGGGTCCTTGATCTCGGCTGCGGAAACGGCGTGATCGCCTTCCTGCTGGCTCATCGACATCCGGAGCTTCGCATAGTCGGGCTTGAGGTTCAGCCCGCCTTGGCCGATCGGGCCAGGCGGGGAGTGCACCTCAACGGGTTACAGGGCCGCATCGAGATCGTGGAGGGCGACCTCCGTCAGGCCAAAGGGCTGCTACCGATCGCGGGTTTTGATATGGTTCTCTGTAACCCGCCATATCGAGAGTTGGCCAGCGGACGGCTCAGTCCGGATCCGGAGATCCGACAGGCCAAACATGAGTTGACCGCCACCCTAGAGGAGGCGATTGCGGCCGTCCGATACCTGCTCGCTCCAAAAGGGCGAGCGTGCCTGATCTACCATGCCTCACGGCTCGTCGATCTGCTGAGCAGTCTCAGGGCCGTGCGGCTGGAACCGAAGAGATTGCGGTTGGTCCACTCTTACCCCGGCGCCGAGGCGGAACTGAGCTTGGTGGAGGCGCGACGGCACGGGCGACCGGGACTGCAGATCCTTGCCCCTCTGTTCGTCTATCAGGCACGAGGCGGCCCTTTATCGCCTGACATGGAAGCGATCTATCGCGGTTTGACCTTGTCTGAAGTTCGGAGTACAGTCGCATGA
- a CDS encoding Nitrilase/cyanide hydratase and apolipoprotein N-acyltransferase, with translation MSRYTIALAQMNPALGDLERNLALHEKTAEEAIGRGAGLLICPELSLTGYFLKDIVSSVALPLASPILDRLRDLSRRIDLVVGLVEESPEHLLYNAALYLSRGEIRHVHRKVYLPTYGIFDEQRYLAEGSRIRTFQADIGRSAILICEDMWHPSVACIASLDGMDILISPSASPGRGGLEEGRTFANARAWETINRAYAQLFTCYVLYANRVGYEDGACFWGGSEVIAPSGEPVAKAEYLSEQILIAEIDSAEVRRARIVNPLLRDERMDVTLRELERVKREVAR, from the coding sequence ATGAGTCGATACACCATCGCGCTTGCTCAGATGAACCCGGCCCTCGGCGATCTGGAACGCAATCTTGCTCTGCATGAAAAGACGGCCGAGGAGGCGATCGGCCGCGGAGCCGGTCTGCTGATCTGTCCTGAATTGAGTCTGACCGGATACTTTCTCAAAGACATCGTCTCATCCGTAGCCCTTCCCTTGGCCAGTCCCATTCTCGACAGACTCAGAGACTTGAGCCGTCGTATCGATCTTGTGGTCGGGCTGGTTGAAGAGTCGCCCGAACATCTGCTCTACAATGCCGCCCTCTATCTCTCCAGGGGCGAGATCCGACACGTCCACCGGAAGGTCTACCTGCCCACGTACGGGATCTTCGATGAGCAACGATATCTCGCGGAGGGCAGTCGGATCAGAACATTTCAAGCGGACATCGGTCGATCTGCGATCTTGATCTGCGAGGATATGTGGCATCCATCGGTCGCGTGTATTGCCTCTCTCGATGGGATGGACATCCTCATCTCGCCCTCCGCCAGTCCGGGTCGCGGGGGTCTTGAGGAAGGTCGCACGTTCGCGAATGCCAGAGCCTGGGAAACGATCAATCGGGCCTATGCCCAGCTCTTTACCTGCTATGTCCTGTACGCGAATCGTGTCGGTTACGAGGATGGCGCCTGCTTCTGGGGCGGCTCAGAGGTGATCGCCCCATCCGGCGAACCGGTGGCCAAGGCAGAGTACCTCAGCGAGCAGATCCTGATAGCCGAAATCGACTCGGCAGAGGTTCGGCGGGCCAGAATAGTGAATCCGCTGCTTCGAGACGAGCGAATGGATGTCACGCTTCGAGAACTGGAGCGGGTAAAGCGAGAGGTGGCCAGGTGA
- the nadE gene encoding NH(3)-dependent NAD(+) synthetase has translation MIAPSLHCEFVQKILTGFIGNEVQKAGFSRVVIGLSGGVDSALSAYLGAKALGAENVWALLMPYKTSSPESREHAELVVKQLRIQSDVIDITPMVDAYFERFPESDHVRRGNKMARERMTILFDHSAKLKALVLGTSNKTELLLGYGTLYGDMASAINPLGDLYKTQVRQLACYMGIPEAIVQKAPSGDLWVGQTDEAELGFSYEEVDRVLNLMVDRRYEIPEIIAAGFDERFVRAVLAKVQASQYKRRPPLIAKISARTIDRDFRYPRDWGK, from the coding sequence GTGATCGCTCCCTCCCTGCATTGCGAATTCGTCCAAAAGATTCTGACCGGGTTTATTGGCAATGAGGTCCAAAAGGCCGGTTTCAGCCGTGTCGTGATCGGGCTTTCCGGCGGGGTCGATTCGGCGCTATCCGCATATCTCGGGGCGAAGGCCCTTGGGGCCGAGAATGTCTGGGCCCTCCTGATGCCGTACAAAACCAGCAGTCCGGAGAGTCGAGAGCACGCTGAGCTGGTCGTGAAGCAACTCCGCATCCAATCGGACGTCATCGACATCACACCGATGGTAGACGCCTACTTCGAACGTTTCCCAGAGTCGGATCACGTTCGCCGGGGCAATAAGATGGCCCGCGAGCGGATGACGATCCTTTTCGACCATTCCGCTAAGCTGAAGGCGCTGGTTCTCGGCACCAGCAACAAAACGGAACTACTGCTGGGGTACGGCACACTGTATGGCGATATGGCCAGCGCTATTAATCCCCTTGGCGATCTGTACAAGACCCAGGTTCGGCAACTGGCTTGCTACATGGGTATCCCGGAGGCTATCGTCCAAAAGGCGCCCAGCGGGGATCTCTGGGTCGGACAGACCGACGAGGCGGAGCTTGGCTTTAGTTACGAGGAGGTCGATCGGGTTCTCAATCTGATGGTAGACCGTCGTTACGAAATCCCTGAGATTATTGCTGCCGGCTTCGACGAGCGGTTCGTCCGGGCGGTTCTCGCCAAGGTCCAGGCCTCCCAGTACAAGCGCCGCCCACCCCTTATCGCCAAGATCTCTGCCCGCACGATTGACCGCGACTTCCGCTATCCCCGCGACTGGGGTAAGTAG
- a CDS encoding membrane protein of unknown function (Evidence 5 : No homology to any previously reported sequences), with translation MPVKSLVVIQGFNRLKSSLTDSLRSGVPTKGYFWLGLFLLVALIVQQSTGWQWTLLTGLQDDNTYKLATGFGLFAFVLYQWRFSVKRAQGEQRNAATMMGRHKLFGALLLLFFFGHSQTLGYGYLEILSLTLLLAFLTGLFNFQIVKIHKPWYRPVWISAHVGLSMALLLLIAYHVYINYAFK, from the coding sequence TTGCCCGTTAAAAGCCTGGTCGTTATACAAGGCTTCAACCGACTTAAATCGTCACTGACGGACAGCCTGAGGTCCGGTGTACCCACCAAGGGGTATTTTTGGCTGGGCCTGTTCCTGCTGGTGGCTTTGATTGTCCAGCAATCGACCGGGTGGCAGTGGACCTTGTTGACCGGACTGCAAGACGACAACACGTATAAGCTCGCCACAGGTTTCGGATTGTTTGCGTTTGTTCTTTATCAGTGGCGTTTTTCCGTGAAGCGCGCTCAGGGGGAGCAGCGCAATGCCGCAACCATGATGGGTCGCCACAAACTTTTTGGCGCTCTGCTTCTGTTGTTTTTCTTTGGCCATTCCCAAACCTTGGGATACGGCTATCTCGAAATCCTCAGCCTGACGTTGTTGCTGGCATTCCTCACCGGCTTGTTCAATTTTCAGATCGTCAAAATCCACAAGCCCTGGTACAGACCGGTGTGGATCAGCGCCCATGTCGGATTATCTATGGCGTTGTTGCTGCTCATAGCGTACCACGTCTACATAAACTATGCTTTCAAGTAG
- a CDS encoding exported protein of unknown function (Evidence 5 : No homology to any previously reported sequences) has protein sequence MAKQNFWIACLALGALSIYLFVSAPPPLEEQKAADAAIPVERMFEILKAENDVVRAMWTKEVVGAGKQTGLKFDERWREADVEAGPLPALFLRETAKSLEKNPTPLSLFLGSDYPVNSANRFEGLQLEKFQVVKQTLKPQFFFMPDIQMQVAMFSDVAVVEGCIQCHNKHEQSPKHDWKLNDVMGATTWMYPSGSVSMDELLRTLDALRQGFKEAYESYLEKARKFANPPAIGERWPAEGYFLPSSEVFMGEIARRTAPHTLAVLSSLASKPKPGSAANKEGGALVVAR, from the coding sequence ATGGCTAAACAAAACTTCTGGATCGCCTGTCTGGCGCTGGGTGCCTTGAGCATCTATCTGTTTGTCAGTGCCCCGCCGCCATTGGAAGAGCAGAAGGCCGCCGACGCGGCCATCCCGGTGGAACGGATGTTTGAGATTCTCAAGGCGGAAAACGACGTGGTGAGAGCAATGTGGACCAAGGAAGTGGTCGGCGCGGGCAAGCAGACCGGTTTGAAGTTCGACGAGCGTTGGCGTGAGGCGGACGTAGAGGCCGGTCCTTTGCCCGCATTGTTTCTACGTGAGACGGCGAAAAGCCTGGAAAAGAACCCGACGCCGCTCAGCCTGTTTCTGGGGTCGGACTATCCCGTCAACTCAGCGAACCGCTTCGAGGGGCTGCAGTTGGAAAAATTCCAGGTGGTCAAGCAAACCCTTAAGCCGCAATTCTTTTTCATGCCCGACATTCAAATGCAGGTCGCCATGTTCAGTGATGTGGCGGTCGTCGAGGGCTGCATTCAATGCCATAACAAGCACGAACAATCACCCAAGCACGACTGGAAGCTTAATGATGTGATGGGTGCGACCACGTGGATGTATCCAAGCGGCAGCGTGTCCATGGACGAGTTGCTCCGCACGCTCGACGCCTTACGCCAAGGCTTCAAGGAAGCCTACGAGTCTTATCTTGAAAAGGCGCGGAAATTTGCCAATCCCCCCGCCATTGGCGAACGCTGGCCGGCTGAGGGTTATTTCCTGCCGAGCTCTGAGGTGTTCATGGGAGAAATCGCCAGGCGCACAGCCCCGCACACTTTGGCGGTGCTCAGCTCACTGGCAAGCAAGCCAAAACCCGGATCAGCAGCGAACAAAGAAGGGGGCGCTCTTGTCGTTGCCCGTTAA
- a CDS encoding protein of unknown function (Evidence 5 : No homology to any previously reported sequences) produces the protein MAVHAIVGLRQRDTPPLVLGVARDTLMGTQLFPSLAETGLEEAIDRVAVIGSLVTGHAVRITYGKPSEVGGHFTPTNGMAQIGLNLLAEAAWCVFMAGRAGKLAVSCIHGSFRMKPLPDGKHGKRQDRKSQTEADRIGAVLPFPCPSKFRSHGRHVKLRARNSR, from the coding sequence GTGGCAGTTCACGCAATAGTCGGTCTCCGCCAACGTGACACGCCTCCCCTGGTGCTCGGCGTGGCAAGAGACACACTGATGGGGACGCAGCTTTTCCCGAGCCTGGCTGAAACGGGGCTCGAGGAAGCGATAGACCGGGTGGCGGTCATTGGGTCGCTCGTGACAGGCCATGCAGTCCGCATTACCTACGGGAAGCCGTCCGAAGTAGGCGGGCACTTTACGCCAACCAACGGCATGGCGCAGATTGGCCTGAATCTGCTGGCGGAGGCTGCCTGGTGCGTTTTTATGGCAGGCCGCGCAGGCAAGCTTGCCGTGTCCTGTATTCATGGGTCCTTTCGCATGAAACCACTCCCCGACGGGAAGCACGGTAAACGCCAGGATCGCAAATCCCAAACAGAAGCCGATCGCATAGGCGCGGTTTTGCCATTTCCGTGCCCCTCCAAGTTTCGCTCTCATGGCCGCCACGTCAAGCTACGCGCCAGAAACTCACGCTGA
- a CDS encoding protein of unknown function (Evidence 5 : No homology to any previously reported sequences), whose amino-acid sequence MIYHIMCEVAPGKEDALDAFLVGKMKKFWLANQGVSRFHIYGDHLANKLERVITIEVGDFSNFDKILALDERKALRSELMELATNVQSRIMEVIE is encoded by the coding sequence ATGATCTACCACATCATGTGTGAAGTCGCACCAGGAAAAGAAGACGCATTGGATGCCTTCTTAGTCGGTAAAATGAAAAAATTCTGGCTCGCCAACCAAGGGGTCTCGAGGTTCCACATCTATGGGGACCACTTGGCGAATAAGTTGGAGCGGGTCATTACGATTGAGGTCGGCGACTTCAGCAACTTCGATAAGATTTTGGCCCTCGATGAGCGCAAGGCGCTTCGTAGCGAGCTCATGGAGTTAGCCACAAATGTGCAGAGTCGGATTATGGAGGTCATCGAGTAG
- a CDS encoding protein of unknown function (Evidence 5 : No homology to any previously reported sequences), whose product MTSGVRYGCLSSPLHTSSITPSRDQCVELPHTHRSLRVLLGGAPTVVIECDPDARLLL is encoded by the coding sequence TTGACATCGGGTGTACGTTATGGTTGCCTTTCCTCGCCCCTGCACACGTCATCGATCACCCCCTCTCGGGATCAGTGCGTCGAACTGCCGCATACTCATCGATCGCTTCGAGTGCTCTTGGGGGGCGCGCCGACTGTCGTCATTGAGTGCGATCCTGACGCACGCCTGCTACTGTAG
- a CDS encoding exported protein of unknown function (Evidence 5 : No homology to any previously reported sequences), with amino-acid sequence MRVFFLSRLRCQWLGVMVMLFVVGASSASGAETKSAVSGQSNFESKCSRCHGTSGKGNGFQALALFFMFRVPDLTNSAFMQTRSDDALFRSIKQGSKGGMPAYGLKFSESEIKDLVVYVRGFTGGR; translated from the coding sequence ATGCGCGTTTTTTTTCTGTCCCGGCTCCGTTGCCAGTGGTTAGGCGTGATGGTGATGTTGTTCGTTGTGGGGGCCTCTTCCGCGTCCGGCGCGGAGACGAAAAGTGCGGTAAGCGGGCAGTCGAACTTCGAGTCAAAATGCTCCAGATGCCACGGCACCAGCGGCAAGGGGAATGGGTTTCAGGCATTAGCACTTTTTTTTATGTTTAGGGTGCCAGACTTAACCAACTCAGCCTTTATGCAAACACGGTCCGATGACGCCCTCTTCAGGAGTATTAAGCAGGGTAGTAAGGGGGGGATGCCGGCATATGGGCTAAAGTTTTCCGAGTCCGAGATCAAGGATCTGGTTGTCTATGTCAGAGGCTTTACCGGAGGACGATAG
- a CDS encoding protein of unknown function (Evidence 5 : No homology to any previously reported sequences): protein MPLVPWHLEHFDSKFDCPLTALFVSAPDAEEAPTTNNITITPNHWQRSRDRKKTRIVIALLSSKGVTCACIVLSLVYTWLVR, encoded by the coding sequence TTGCCGCTGGTGCCGTGGCATCTGGAGCATTTTGACTCGAAGTTCGACTGCCCGCTTACCGCACTTTTCGTCTCCGCGCCGGACGCGGAAGAGGCCCCCACAACGAACAACATCACCATCACGCCTAACCACTGGCAACGGAGCCGGGACAGAAAAAAAACGCGCATCGTAATTGCCCTCCTCTCATCTAAAGGTGTAACCTGTGCGTGCATCGTTTTGTCACTCGTGTATACGTGGTTAGTGCGCTAA